TACTAACCCTGATTGatctgtttttttctttttctttctcaggTCTGTTTATAAAACTGTGCCAGGTTGTGAACCCTGTCGGCCGTTGCAAAGATCCCCAATAGAGGGGTTTTATTTAGCTGGTGACTACACGAAACAGAAATACTTGGCTTCAATGGAAGGCGCTGTCTTATCAGGAAAACTCTGTGCGCAAGCTATTTTACAGGTTAGTTCTTACTGGTTGTCAGCAGTTGTTTCTTTCTATCAACTTATACCTGTGACAAAAATGGACATTAAAGCACGCTCTTTCACCTATAATTTTTAATTATGCATCAAGTTATATTCTCCAACCGATGTAATATTTTGTGCACACACCACTAAAGTCCAAGGAATGTGGTCGGACGGATAGGATTCTTCCATCCTTAAACCATGGTCTAAGGTTTGAGCTTTGGAAACAGACAACTCTTCGAGCCGGGGAGCGCTTTTCACTTTTCCCTTTAAATGGGCCCTCTGTGGTGCTAAACTGGAATTGTCGGGCCAGTGAGTTTCAAATACCGATTGCAGTGTCACTTGGGAACTCTGCGCCTTTAGAGCCTCAGTAGTAGTTTGATATATGCAGAGGGGTTGTCTTTTATCATCCTTTATTACACATTTATCTTTATATTTTGCAGGATTACGAGTTACTTGTTGGCCGGAGCCAGAGAAAGTTGGCAGAAGCAAGCGTAGTTTAGCCTAGTGGAGCTAGTATGTTGCTTCTATACACTAGATTTAAGATGGAGGCCATTCTGAATTAGCGTTGTACACAGTATACAAGAACAGTACAGAGTGAACCAAGTAGGAGAAATGTTACCTAATTCAAGGGGCAAGCTCCTATACAAACATCAAAAAATGATGACGACTTGAAGATTAGCATTCTTTAATCAGAAGTTAAAATATAAGCATATAGCTGTGTATCACTtccttcccttttcttcttttttctggtGTTTGTAAGCCCTCTATTTCTTTAAGAGTCCTCCCAACTATGTATTTCATCCCGATTTAGTTGCCATGTTATTAATTTTGAGATAAATAGTATGCGATCCCAAGAAATGCACATACATTAGTTGAAATTTATCGATATTCAACTTTCTTGAAACTAAACGTCCCTACTGAACCAAGATAACAAAATTTTACTACAACGTCTGCATTCAGCGGTGCAATTAGAAATTCTATCAAAAAAGCTACACAATAAATATTCTACATGTGTAAAAGGGATTCGACaagttatacatatacataattttCTTTTACCTATATGTGCAGTGCAATTTTATAGTGAAAAGGAATTAATTGAACTCCTTCACCATACATGGCTGCGCTATCTGTATCCAAAGTGAGATCGAACGCATGATAAGTGAATTGAGATTGAATATTACTACTCTATATAAACGGCAACTCAAAGATTTTGTCGTCCTCACATCAAGTTTGATCCAATGGAGCTCCTACACGTGGTTGTTGCCCTCATTTATTCTGTTAAGGCACTTTCCACTTCGTCCTTTTCGGCTTTTGTTATTTGTGTATTGTTTACACTGTAGTAGCCTTATTGTGGATTTTTTCTTATCCTAAACTAGATTACTCTTCTGTttctttttaattgttttttattattaatttctGTCGCTTGTTTATTTTAACAAATCATGgtaaatttattatttttctatATTACTCTTATCATTAAGTAAAAAGCATAAAGTTTTAGTAGTAAAACTTAGATtttcaaagcataattaataagagtAATTTAGTAAGACAAACCTCGAATAAATAGTTTTTTTAAGAAAAGTGTTAAGTCAGCAAAATACAATAAAAAATAACGGAGGGAATATATTTTTACATTATTTGTCAATATATATTTTAGTAAAAATTTTGCAACTCTGGAGCTACAGTTTCATTATCTGGCGGAGCATTTATTAGGTCTTACTAATTAATACTCCGTATTTATTTATCAAATACGGATAACCTATGGTTCTGGATAATACGTATTTATAAGGGCAGCTTGGTATCCACTGTACAGGCCATTGGGATTGCTTATATTGGTAAAAACAATATTTTCTATATTGGATAAAAATATCACATGGATTTAACTCAGATACTTTGTTCTCGGAGAGAATTTTACACTATTAATATAAATTTCTTTGTTGCAACTTGCAACATGTTATTTACCTTACATTTTAGATTTTTGGCTCCATGAAACAAGAGAGGTAAATTCTTAAGTGACTAGCTGAATACACCTTTAAATACGCTAAAAGTTGTTGTTCTATAACCCTTTTTATTTCTATTGAAATCTCTAATATGTTTGTTCTATTTTAACTATCTACGGTTGATACTAATCACATATCTCTTATTTCTATTTACAGTTCACTATGACTGTGGCGAGCTTGTACATAGGTCTTTTGGTGGCTTGTACATACCAAACTTTTGATGACCCAGACGGTCATGGATCAACAGTTAAAATATACAGGACTATCCGTGCTTATAGCTTTTAGCCTTAGTTTTGTCCACTGTGAAAATGTGTTTTTGTCAAGTAGCACAACTTGGGAGTCCTGTAACTATAATCTAAACTGCTTGTTGTAAAATGCAATGTAAATATAATCTACTTTTAGGCTTGAATTAGATTGTGCATTGCAAAAATAATTGCTTCTGACAATTTCAATGTGGTATGTGGAGAAATTAGATGGCCCAGAAAGGTCTACTAAAAAAAGTGCGATAAAAATACAGgcttttatattttgagtttgggcccggactTAGCGCGGACCTGCGATAACTAGTATGAATATATTCTGACATACACGACATTTCATTTAAGCTTAGTTTTGGTCAAATCTTATAACAATAAACAACAATATACCGAGTGAAATCTCACAACGTAGGGTCTAGgtagggtagagtgtacgcagaccttccCTCTACCTTGTGAGACACAGAGCCTATTTCCGGTAGACTCGCGGCATAAGGACAAATAATGCAAAGCAGTATGGTCAAGAAATAGCGGACGCGAATAAGCCATGGCAGAATACCATAAAAACATGATAAAGGCGTTTGAAAAAATATTAGGTCAAATATCATcatctatatattattaaaaagagcATAGTTTGCAATAGAATTTGGACAAGTGACAGCGCAGGAGAATGCCATGTGTTAGTTTTAGGACAACAATTAGTTAATTAGGTAATTTTAGTTattgttttaaattaaaaataataattaaattaaaaatagtaACATATCTTTTTTTTAAGTAGTGGTTGTACACAATTTTTCACAAAACTGAACAGTTAGTTTTTATATGAGTAGTGGTCTTGAAGGCCACGTTTTGCATATTCTTCCAACTTTgaatttctttttgttttaataaaTTAGAATGAGTTTGAATTATAATTAAAATCCTAACAGGTTGCAAAATCGACTAATTTTAGTTAttagttattttttaaaattaaaaataatgaaATATCTTTTTTTTAAGTAGTGGTTGTACACAATTTTTAAAAAAACTGAACAGTTTAGTTTTTATATAAGTAGTGGTCTTGAAGACCACGTTTTGCATATTCTTGCAACTTTgaatttctttttgttttaataaaTTAGAATGAGTTTGAATTATAATTAAAATCCTAACAGGTTGGGAAATCGACTGATATAACTAACtgtagacaaaaaaaaaaaacacaaaattaGCTTCAATAGGTTTGCATAGTTTTCATATGAGACAGAGATAAAAGGACGTGCGACGTGGGACGTGCTCCTCCGGTTTCATCAAATTTCGAAACTGTCTTCCTAAAAAATTCTTTTACCTTAATCCCAATAATTAACCACCCCTCTTGAAAAAACACTACAACAAATACAACCAAACCGATGAGGGAGAGAGAAGCCGGAGTAGGCAACAGCGAAGGCAAGTAGTCTTCATACATACTGTTGATTTATGACAGAGGGAGGGAGGCAAGTATTCATCATACATAGGACTCTTCACAGTTACAGTAATACTACCATTTCGATTTCAACAAGTTGGTTTTCTTTTTTTACAGTTTGTTTAGGATTCAATTTTATGGGTTATTTTCATAATCTGGCGATTGGTTTACGGTTTGTGTTGTTCTTTTAAGAATTTTGAAGGTTCTGAGTTTATTTTTGGGTAATTTTGCTTCTGGGTTTATCTCAATTCAACTTCATCAAGTTAGTTTTCCTCTTTACAGTTTGTTCAAGGTTCAATTCTTATGGGGTATTATTCAAATTTATGCTAATAGGTTGAGTGTTTCTGTTGTTTTTAATTTTGGCATTTTGAAGAGAGATGTTGGGAGAACTCATCACCAGCAGTTTAGTGTATGTGATTCTAATTTTAGGAATCTTTGCAGGGCTGATGTTTTAGAGAATTGAAGGCTGAAATGAAACGCAAGGTAATGGTGTGCATCTGAGTGAAGCTTGAATGCAAGGTTTAACTAATCAGTTTTGCATCTTCATATGATTCTTTTGGAATCTGCTatcaggaaaaaaaaagagatgaaAAAATGTGTAGAAATAGCATATCAATCCTTTTTAATCGAGAATTATCTACTTTTTACTTTAGTGACAATTTATTTTCTCGATTGTTTGGCTACTTAACTCACATGTTGATGTGGTGTATTTCGAGTGCTTTTTGTGGTTGTTTCAGCTTCTCCCATGTTGTTATGGACGCTTCTCCGGCGGATTATGTTTTTGGATTCATCATCGACAATTGGCATATGTATTTGCTTGGACAAGGTACTTCCATCTTCGGATCTATGACATTGTATATCTTTATCTAAGAGCCATTTGTGGAGCTTTAGAAGGTAGTCTAAGTAGTGTATGAAGGTCAATCATAATGACACGCTGGCATGTTGAGCAGATATTGATTAATTGGCCTATAAACCTTATTGAGCAAAGAGTTTTCTTCTTAGATTATATTCCTCTGAAATTCGTTTTTATGCTACTGCAGCGCACCGCTATAGAATCACTAGGAGACAAAAACATTCAATAGAACCTAAAACTGTTCTTCAAACTGCATGATAATTTTTGGTCTGGAATCAAGTAAACCCTCCTATCAAATTTATCTAACAGAAACATATGTTAATCATTCTCTAAATTTAAGGTTTTACGACATAGCCTAAgtagtagaaaatgggttatcaCTTTTCCTTTGGAATTTATCTAACAGAAACATATGTTAATCATTCTCTAAATTTAAGGTTTTACGACATAGCCTAAGTAGTAAAGAATGGGTTATCACTTTTCCTTTGGAATATAAATCTAAACAAATTAAAGGAATGGCATGTGCACAAGCATAGGAACTTTTAAGAATGTGCATTGTTCCCCATCATTGTATTCTCACTTCAACCAAATATTTTTTTCCTTTGATGTCCATGCTTGCTTAATGTTTTACATCTCCACTTTAGGGGAAAACCTGCCTCAAGTGTTAGTACGGGTGTTCTTGATCTCAGTAAGGAAAAGTCTGCTGCTAAACCTCCAGGAAGGCCGTCTATTCAGTCTAAGACAATTGTCATCCCTGACTTAAGACCAGTAGACACTATTACTCCTATTTTTGAGACTAGAACTAACAGATGGATCTGTTATCAACCAGGGGGAATTTTTAAATTTCAATGCATTTTGTCGAAAGAAGGCAACTAATTCAATGTGCGTTTCAAACTTTGTATTGTATTCTTTCCGCCAAATTTCATGTTCTTGGAGAGTTCGCTTCACCTTAAATCTCAAAGGTCTACTCTTGGCCAGTCCCCCGCTACCCAAGATAAAATGTTTGTTCAAAATCTTTTTTGAATTTTCAACTGAAAAACTGTTTGACTGCTAATTTTATGCTTTGGTTTCTAGGGTGCACGGGGCTTTCTAATGAATATAAAGCAGTCAACATTGACAAAGGAGAACAGTTCACTTcaggtatttttttattttttgctagAATCCGCCTAGAATTATGCTAATAAAGATAACAGATGGCTTATTATTTGCATGCTATTATACCAACATGGTGCTTTGGGCTTaacttttttcttcatttttacttTTTGGGATGGCAAGCCAATAGAGAAGGTAATATTTCATTCTTTGATAGCTTATACTAGAGTCTCCAGGGACACCAGTCAGCACCATAAATTTCACCAATAAGCATGcaggtttttctttttaattatatGGAGTATAAGAGTAGTGGAAGGAGGAATGTGGGAGGAGACTGAGCTGCTAGATATCCCTAGGGTATAGGGATGAAGGTAACCTTTTCAGATCTCATTGCTTTTGCCATGGCCGAgtatatacttcatttatataATTCATGTATTCACCCTTCTGAATAGTATACAAAGGTAGTATCTTCTTCTCCCGTAAGGTGTCAAATAACTTCCTTATTTCCTTCTGATTTTCAAGGAACTTCTACATACATATAGATTTTTCATAATAAATATGAAAAATATTCACATCATCTCTTGCAAAATGATTTTATGTGCAACTGACAGAAGTGTTAATATACATATTAATGTAGTATGTTTCAACATTTATGATCATAAAAGTTTATCTTTAATCCGAGGTGAACTTGCACTTAAATTTTTGAATTATACAAACAAAAAATATAACGACCCCCAACTTGCATTCaagaaaatatttatgagttgctTAGGAGTTTTGCAGAAGCTTCGGCAAATGTTACGAGGCCAAAAGGCCTGTTGTTATGTTTCAGGCTGAGGTGTCTGGTATATACTTAAATTTTACAATTTCTAAGAGGAAATGTCTGAGGTGCAAGTATTTTGAGGAGATGGCGAAGAGATATTTTTTGCAATATCAAAAAGTTCAACTTAGAGTTATCTATGTATGATAATTTTGTGAAGCCAATAAAGAGCTCGATTCAGCTATAAATTCACATAGTATAATTTTATCTTCAGAATTGTCATTCAATCGAATGACATATTCATATTTCTGAAAATATTCTTTGATTACAAATATTTGTTTCACTTATTAAGAGAAAGAAGAAACATGTATAGAATGGTTGGAGAAGATAAATTTTCTTCAGTTGTAATAAATATTTTGAAACTTTTTTCATTAAAAATAATTGTTTCACTTATTAAGACATATAAGGAGTGTGTATACAATAGTTGGGAGAAAATAATTTGTTTTACCTTCTTATGTTGAAATGTAGCTAATGTTCTTGGATAGGGGATGTTGATTTTGTGTGTGTTCTGTAATATTTTGTTATCCTCACTGTTTTTTGTACTTTTAATTGATTCTGCACCTTGCTTCTAAACTTCTATAAAAGGAAGAGTGAGCTTTGGAGGAGGTCTCATAATATTTTACTCACAATCGTATGCTCTTTCATGTTATTCTTTTCTTAATTCGAGGCCTTAAACTTTGTCTACATGCTATTGCTCATCTTATAGGTATGATATGTAATGTATGCAGCAGATTTAAATTTACTTCTATGTAAACCTGAACTCACTTTATCACTATGAGCATACATGATTAAGTATTAGGTCACATCCTCATGTAATATTCAGTCCTTTTCGGGAAACTTATTAGTATGAAAGATTGTAATTCATTTTTAGAATGCCATCAATTGTTTTGGTTACCAAGGCGGATCTAACTaataacttatggttaaatctgTAATTTATGGCACATACTTTCTCCCCTCTTTTTTCCAAACtatccgcgcatcgcgcgggtacgtatactagtataaaataaaaatataaaagtaCTGGATTCTCCCTATTCAACTTAATATCTAATCAACTTTGATTATATATTATGATTTGCGTCGTTAGTCAACTAGCTGTTCGCTTACAAGTTACAACAATGGGGGATCAGGGTAGCTTTTGCTACACTCTCGGACATACACTGTACTCAGATAAGAAATGCAAAAAAATGTACGAAACAACCTACAAAAAAGGAATGTTCTTAGAAAAAGCCTCTCACTCCCATATCTATCGTATCTTCACTCTTTTGGTTCACTGAATGGGTACTGTGTTCTACTACACTCCTCTTTTTCCTAATTGCAGCATCACTTTTGTTCTTAGAAAATCCCTCCTACTTCTTGGGAATACAATTGTGATTAAAGAGAGGGATTTTCATTAAGGTTTATAACTCAAGAGATTATTGGACCGACCTATTTTGTCAAATGTGTTGAGGGTTCCCAGAAATGTATAAGCTCCAAAATCAAAGTGAAGGCACATGACTTTTGATTGATGAAACTTGTGTATCGTCCTTTAAAATTATAATCTCCTAGTGTAAATATTGAACGCGATGGTGTATAAATCtcattttttttgtttggtttACAGATATTTACATGAAAGCCTCCTTAAAATATGAGATTTAAAATCTTGAAAATTAGAAATTTTACCTGCCACATGATGATATAAATATTATTCACGGCGACAATAAATTTACTCAATTGTAAAGATGGTATCTTTAGCAGGGAAGATAAAGATATGATGTATAAGTTAGGCTACTAATGGTCGGGTTTGAATGCAGCAGTCAGTTGGCACTCCACATTAAGCTAATCTTATAAACAACTAGATAAAAATCTCATGTTGCTGATGATTGAACAGGTGTATCGTATTTACTTCTTATTTAGAACACTGATAAGCTTCGAGCTAATGATTTCTGACAGTATAAACAAGTAGATCTATGGAGATTTTTGGTTATCCCAAAACGTGAAAAATTGGGATCCTATAAACTGTATTTGCATTATACATAGTTGTTTGCAAAATTAGATTATAAATATCCAAGCTTGGTTACGTTAAATATTAAATGAAGGTGGCACTTCAATTTCATGAAGTACATAAAGCCAGTCAGCTATAATCTTGGGATTTAATATAAACAATAATAGAAGCCAGCTAAGAGCAGAGTGAGTACCGAGCGTTACCTCCAATTGACGTGGTAAGATAATTGAGATTCCTTTTTCGAGTTTCAGTTCTAGGAATGAAAAATCTCTTGGTAGCAATTGCATCTTATTTTACACAAGTGAATGTCGATCTATTATAACAATTTAGCTTGTACATGAGTTTAAACATGAAGACTCGAAGACTTTATTTTTTGTTTAGATTATAAACATGAATATGTCGAAAGAAACCACTTAGTTGAAAGAGTTTTTACCGTCGTTTGATAGGAAGCACCTTATTTTCTTAATGAGTCTACTCAATGCCAACTCAAATTAATCAGGACAGTAAGTTTTGAATGTGAAATACCTAATTATTGGCCGTTTGATCCACGCTGGAAGCAGAACAAGAAAATCTGGACCCAAATTTCAAAAGCTACAGTGAAGTAGCCGACATTGTGTTCCCAAATCCCATAGGGATGCCTTGTCCAGATTAAGCCGCTTTCCTTTTCTCACGCTCACTTTACCACTTTTCTAATCTAAACACACACACCAAAACACACATAACTACAACAAATTTAACAATCATCCCTTATATTCCAATTTACTATGCCTAAGAAGAATACATACCCGCACGTTCACTCCTCTTTTTTCGCAGCCAAATTACGAGAAAAgataaaaatggtcccttattttTTTTATAGCAGGTTTAAAATAGTCAATTGAAAAGTTTTGatctttttaagttttttttttctccatcaATATTTAGATTTAATCGCAACTATGAAA
The nucleotide sequence above comes from Lycium barbarum isolate Lr01 chromosome 3, ASM1917538v2, whole genome shotgun sequence. Encoded proteins:
- the LOC132633570 gene encoding uncharacterized protein LOC132633570, which translates into the protein MKRKLLPCCYGRFSGGLCFWIHHRQLAYVFAWTRGKPASSVSTGVLDLSKEKSAAKPPGRPSIQSKTIVIPDLRPVDTITPIFETRTNRWICYQPGGIFKFQCILSKEGN